One genomic window of Micrococcus flavus includes the following:
- a CDS encoding Mur ligase family protein: protein MPHTADPCGTPSPAEQDLAFRPSAVAPVAWSALAEALEAAGQAARVRGGEPDRPVTGAALDSRVVREGDLYVALPGARAHGASFARAAVDAGAAGVLTDAGGARILADLGLEGVPVLEVDSVRAAAGVAAARVYGGGADAGPVLLGVTGTNGKTTTSFLAASIVEALGGRSGIIGTILTRAGQREVPSTLTTPESTQLHALMALMREEGVDTAVMEVSSHAVEYRRIAGLRYAAAGFTNLTQDHLDLHGSMDAYLEAKLGLFHAERCDRAVITLDGGEGPRWGVAAASRAQAPVTTLALGPAAPHPGALEREAPDVRPDWAVTEMVPDGLGHRFTLTETATGRTLRASVGLPGRFNVANAALAVLLVLAAVGEERRDELAALLDVPAGEGPLAAAVPGRMEVVGREPDAVVDFAHNPDGMVQALRSLAEARAAAGRSGRTLLVVGAAGDRDAAKRPVMGRIAAEHADVVIITDDTPHSEDPAPIRAQVLEGARAEAARAAASGRHVVVEEYDDRAAAIRRAVELARPEDGILVAGRGHETEMDYDGTPVPLDDRVAVREALAEAARAGSDPVDGGKVHGS, encoded by the coding sequence ATGCCCCACACCGCCGACCCGTGCGGGACGCCGTCCCCGGCCGAGCAGGACCTCGCCTTCCGCCCGTCCGCGGTGGCGCCCGTCGCCTGGTCCGCCCTCGCCGAGGCCCTGGAGGCCGCCGGCCAGGCCGCGCGGGTCCGCGGCGGCGAGCCCGACCGTCCGGTGACGGGCGCCGCGCTGGACTCCCGGGTCGTGCGGGAGGGGGACCTGTACGTGGCGCTGCCGGGCGCCCGTGCGCACGGCGCGAGCTTCGCCCGCGCGGCGGTGGACGCGGGCGCGGCGGGCGTGCTGACCGACGCCGGGGGCGCGCGGATCCTCGCCGACCTGGGCCTGGAGGGCGTTCCGGTGCTCGAGGTCGACTCGGTGCGCGCCGCGGCGGGTGTGGCGGCCGCCCGCGTGTACGGGGGCGGCGCCGACGCGGGCCCCGTGCTGCTCGGCGTGACCGGCACGAACGGCAAGACCACCACGAGCTTCCTGGCCGCCTCGATCGTGGAGGCCCTGGGCGGGCGCTCGGGGATCATCGGGACCATCCTCACCCGCGCCGGGCAGCGGGAGGTGCCCTCCACCCTCACCACCCCGGAGTCCACCCAGCTGCACGCCCTCATGGCCCTCATGCGGGAGGAGGGGGTGGACACCGCCGTCATGGAGGTCTCCTCGCACGCCGTCGAGTACCGGCGGATCGCGGGCCTGCGCTACGCCGCGGCGGGGTTCACCAACCTGACCCAGGACCACCTGGACCTGCACGGGTCCATGGACGCGTACCTCGAGGCCAAGCTGGGGCTCTTCCACGCGGAGCGCTGCGACCGCGCCGTGATCACCCTCGACGGCGGCGAGGGCCCCCGTTGGGGTGTCGCGGCCGCCTCCCGGGCCCAGGCGCCCGTGACCACGCTCGCCCTGGGCCCGGCCGCGCCGCACCCGGGCGCCCTCGAGCGCGAGGCCCCGGACGTCCGGCCCGACTGGGCCGTGACGGAGATGGTGCCGGACGGCCTCGGCCACCGCTTCACGCTGACCGAGACCGCCACCGGTCGGACGCTGCGCGCGTCGGTGGGCCTGCCGGGCCGGTTCAACGTGGCCAACGCCGCGCTGGCCGTCCTCCTGGTGCTCGCCGCCGTCGGGGAGGAGCGCCGCGACGAACTCGCCGCCCTGCTCGACGTGCCCGCCGGGGAGGGCCCCCTGGCCGCCGCCGTGCCGGGCCGCATGGAGGTCGTCGGCCGGGAGCCGGACGCCGTCGTCGACTTCGCCCACAACCCCGACGGCATGGTCCAGGCCCTGCGCTCCCTCGCCGAGGCGCGCGCCGCGGCGGGGCGGTCCGGCCGGACCCTCCTCGTCGTCGGCGCGGCGGGGGACCGCGACGCCGCCAAGCGCCCCGTGATGGGGCGCATCGCCGCCGAGCACGCGGACGTGGTGATCATCACGGACGACACGCCCCACTCGGAGGACCCGGCCCCCATCCGCGCCCAGGTCCTCGAGGGCGCCCGGGCCGAGGCGGCGCGCGCCGCCGCGTCCGGGCGGCACGTCGTGGTCGAGGAGTACGACGACCGCGCGGCCGCCATCCGCCGCGCCGTGGAGCTCGCCCGGCCTGAGGACGGCATCCTCGTGGCCGGCCGCGGCCACGAGACGGAGATGGACTACGACGGGACACCGGTGCCGCTCGACGACCGGGTGGCCGTGCGCGAGGCCCTCGCCGAGGCGGCCCGTGCCGGGTCGGACCCGGTCGACGGGGGTAAGGTGCACGGGTCATGA
- the murD gene encoding UDP-N-acetylmuramoyl-L-alanine--D-glutamate ligase, whose translation MSGAPTPVTRPIADTDRTRDLSSWDDAGWRGLRVVVTGLGVSGFAAADTLAELGAVVVVVDGADTPENRAKAETLRIVGVADVLLSEEATRSLPAVAGEPADLVVTSPGWRPDQPLLMAAHAAGLPIWSDVELAWRVRERAGRPTAEWVCLTGTNGKTTTVTMVEAILRADGRRALACGNVGTPVLDAVRDPEGYDTLALELSSFQLHWTHRIEPASSAVLNLAEDHVDWHGSMEEYAAAKGKVYENTAVACVYNQADALTRTLVERADVQEGCRAVGFTTDSPAVSDVGVVDGILVDRAFLENRRHEAVALAERADLGPVAPRHTVANAAAAAALTRAVGVSPEAVAEGLRSYDRGEHRIQLVATSRDVMWVNDSKATNPHAAGASLAAFSSIVWLAGGLPKGVTYEELVAAHAHRLRAVVLLGTDSSALRRALAEHAPDVPVHAPLADAEGAGSPDGPAVMAEAVRTADRLARPGDTVLMAPAAASMDQFRSYAQRGEAFIDAVAALMAEHGWDVDDAPGA comes from the coding sequence GTGAGCGGCGCGCCGACCCCCGTGACCCGTCCGATCGCGGACACCGACCGCACCCGTGACCTGTCCTCGTGGGACGACGCCGGCTGGCGCGGCCTGCGGGTCGTGGTCACGGGCCTCGGGGTGAGCGGCTTCGCCGCCGCGGACACCCTGGCCGAGCTGGGCGCCGTCGTCGTGGTGGTGGACGGGGCGGACACCCCGGAGAACCGGGCGAAGGCGGAGACCCTGCGCATCGTCGGCGTCGCCGACGTCCTGCTCTCGGAGGAGGCCACCCGGTCCCTGCCCGCCGTGGCCGGCGAGCCCGCCGATCTGGTGGTGACCTCCCCGGGCTGGCGCCCGGACCAGCCGCTGCTGATGGCGGCCCATGCCGCGGGCCTGCCCATCTGGTCGGACGTGGAGCTGGCGTGGCGCGTGCGCGAGCGCGCCGGCCGGCCCACGGCCGAGTGGGTCTGCCTGACCGGCACGAACGGCAAGACCACCACCGTGACCATGGTGGAGGCCATCCTGCGCGCCGACGGGCGCCGCGCCCTGGCGTGCGGCAACGTCGGCACCCCCGTGCTCGACGCCGTCCGCGACCCCGAGGGCTACGACACGCTGGCGCTCGAGCTCTCCAGCTTCCAGCTGCACTGGACGCACCGGATCGAGCCCGCCTCGTCCGCCGTCCTGAACCTCGCCGAGGACCATGTGGACTGGCACGGCTCCATGGAGGAGTACGCCGCGGCCAAGGGCAAGGTGTACGAGAACACCGCCGTCGCGTGCGTCTACAACCAGGCGGACGCGCTCACCCGCACGCTCGTGGAGCGTGCGGACGTCCAGGAGGGCTGCCGCGCCGTCGGGTTCACCACGGACAGCCCCGCCGTCTCCGACGTGGGCGTGGTGGACGGGATCCTGGTGGACCGGGCCTTCCTCGAGAACCGGCGCCACGAGGCCGTGGCCCTCGCGGAGCGGGCCGACCTGGGCCCCGTGGCCCCGCGCCACACCGTGGCGAACGCCGCCGCGGCCGCGGCGCTGACGCGCGCCGTGGGCGTCTCCCCGGAGGCCGTGGCGGAGGGGCTGCGCTCCTACGACCGCGGCGAGCACCGCATCCAGCTCGTCGCCACGTCCCGGGACGTCATGTGGGTCAACGACTCCAAGGCCACCAACCCGCACGCGGCGGGCGCGTCCCTGGCGGCGTTCTCCTCGATCGTCTGGCTCGCCGGCGGCCTGCCCAAGGGCGTGACCTACGAGGAGCTCGTGGCCGCCCACGCCCACCGGCTGCGCGCCGTGGTCCTGCTGGGCACGGACTCCTCGGCCCTGCGGCGCGCGCTCGCCGAGCACGCGCCGGACGTGCCGGTCCACGCGCCGCTCGCCGACGCCGAGGGCGCGGGCTCCCCGGACGGCCCGGCCGTCATGGCCGAGGCGGTCCGGACCGCCGACCGCCTCGCCCGCCCGGGGGACACC
- the rsmH gene encoding 16S rRNA (cytosine(1402)-N(4))-methyltransferase RsmH → MDTHRQRPEDRHAPVMRDRVVDLLAPGVQAALDAGRAPVALDGTLGMGGHAEALLTRFPELRVVGVDRDPNALAMAAERLGALADRLVPFHGTYDQVPEALAAAGAERMDAALYDLGVSSYQLDARERGFAYSYDAPLDMRMDTSAGRTAADLVAELDESELRHLIRRDGEERFAGPIARAVVRARQEEPILTTGRLVEVIRGAVPVAAGAKGGHPAKRTFQALRIAVNEELDILDRAVPAALEGLAVGGRLVVMSYHSLEDRIAKRHLQAWAASSAPPGFPVELPEHRPVVRVLTRGTERPTEEEIEENRRASSAKVRAVEKIRASRTSA, encoded by the coding sequence CCCGAGGACCGCCACGCCCCCGTGATGCGGGACCGCGTGGTGGACCTGCTCGCCCCCGGAGTCCAGGCCGCCCTGGACGCGGGCCGCGCCCCGGTGGCGCTCGACGGCACCCTGGGCATGGGCGGGCACGCCGAGGCCCTCCTCACCCGCTTCCCGGAGCTGCGCGTCGTCGGCGTCGATCGCGACCCGAACGCCCTGGCCATGGCCGCCGAGCGGCTCGGCGCCCTCGCCGACCGCCTCGTCCCCTTCCACGGGACCTACGACCAGGTGCCCGAGGCCCTCGCGGCCGCCGGCGCGGAGCGCATGGACGCCGCGCTCTACGACCTCGGGGTGTCCTCCTACCAGCTCGACGCGCGGGAGCGCGGCTTCGCCTACTCCTACGACGCCCCGCTGGACATGCGCATGGACACCAGCGCGGGCCGCACGGCGGCCGACCTGGTGGCCGAGCTGGACGAGTCGGAGCTGCGGCACCTCATCCGCCGCGACGGCGAGGAGCGGTTCGCGGGCCCCATCGCCCGCGCGGTGGTGCGCGCCCGCCAGGAGGAGCCGATCCTCACCACCGGACGGCTCGTCGAGGTCATCCGCGGTGCCGTGCCCGTGGCGGCCGGCGCGAAGGGCGGCCACCCGGCCAAGCGCACCTTCCAGGCGCTGCGCATCGCGGTGAACGAGGAGCTCGACATCCTCGACCGCGCCGTCCCGGCCGCCCTCGAGGGCCTGGCGGTCGGCGGGCGCCTGGTGGTGATGAGCTACCACTCGCTCGAGGACCGGATCGCCAAGCGCCACCTCCAGGCGTGGGCGGCCTCCAGCGCGCCGCCCGGATTCCCGGTGGAGCTGCCGGAGCACCGGCCCGTGGTGCGGGTCCTCACCCGGGGCACGGAGAGGCCCACGGAGGAGGAAATCGAAGAGAATCGTCGTGCCTCCTCCGCGAAGGTGCGTGCGGTTGAGAAGATCAGGGCGTCAAGGACTTCGGCATGA
- a CDS encoding peptidoglycan D,D-transpeptidase FtsI family protein → MAGSDPHGSTTVPAPGNLSLRSRAALLVLVALLLLLGLRLVWVQGVDPTGQAAAAMDERLTTQEIRPERGAILDRDGDVLAESVRRYDIVADQRIVKDFKEYDVERREQVLVDVGSRLATLADVLDMPEEEVRARTLGSSPYSVVKASVTPEVRDRVMALNLPGVLAEAVDRRTYPNGAVAGGVLGFMGGDGVPLEGLEKSQDEVLSGTPGERSFEVGADGIRIPIAEQEVTPAVDGADLRLTLDKDAQWYAQEAVAALADAHDAEWANAVVMDVRTGELLVLADSTTVDPGDPSATPAEFRTATVVRTPYEPGSTGKAVTMAAAIDATDLTAHSGFEVPDRLEFPGQPPIRDASSHPTYEMTVAGIFARSYNTGTVKVAERLSDEQRYEYMRAFGIGGPIELGLPYPATSVLREPEDWDGRQRLVNAFGQGYTVTTVHTAQQFQALANGGVLEPARLIRSTVDADGAEHRWPAAAEPRRVVSEDTARQMLRMMETVVTQGTGRTAAIPGYRVGGKSSTAQVAGRTGTYDGYNYGFTAVAPLDDPRFVVSVSMNRPSSGGSSAVVATTASRIMSHLLGQAGVPATGDEPQDYHVFVDDPQERPW, encoded by the coding sequence ATGGCCGGTTCGGACCCCCACGGCTCGACCACCGTCCCCGCCCCCGGGAACCTCAGCCTCCGCAGCCGCGCCGCCCTGCTCGTGCTCGTGGCGCTGCTCCTGCTCCTCGGGCTGCGCCTGGTCTGGGTGCAGGGCGTGGACCCCACCGGCCAGGCCGCAGCGGCCATGGACGAGCGGCTCACCACGCAGGAGATCCGCCCTGAGCGCGGCGCCATCCTGGACCGTGACGGCGACGTGCTGGCCGAGAGCGTGCGGCGCTACGACATCGTGGCCGACCAGCGGATCGTCAAGGACTTCAAGGAGTACGACGTGGAGCGCCGCGAGCAGGTGCTCGTGGACGTCGGCTCCCGCCTGGCGACCCTGGCCGACGTGCTGGACATGCCGGAGGAGGAGGTCCGTGCTCGGACCCTCGGCTCGAGCCCCTACTCGGTGGTGAAGGCCTCGGTGACCCCGGAGGTCCGCGACCGCGTCATGGCGCTGAACCTCCCCGGCGTCCTCGCGGAGGCCGTGGACCGGCGGACGTACCCCAACGGGGCGGTGGCCGGCGGCGTCCTGGGGTTCATGGGCGGGGACGGCGTGCCGCTGGAGGGCCTGGAGAAGAGCCAGGACGAGGTCCTCTCCGGCACGCCCGGCGAGCGGAGCTTCGAGGTGGGTGCGGACGGGATCCGGATCCCCATCGCCGAGCAGGAGGTCACCCCCGCCGTGGACGGCGCCGACCTGCGGCTCACCCTGGACAAGGACGCCCAGTGGTACGCCCAGGAGGCGGTGGCGGCGCTCGCCGACGCGCACGATGCGGAGTGGGCGAACGCCGTGGTGATGGACGTGCGCACAGGGGAGCTGCTGGTGCTGGCCGACTCCACCACCGTGGACCCGGGCGACCCCTCGGCGACCCCGGCGGAGTTCCGCACGGCCACGGTGGTGCGCACCCCGTACGAGCCCGGCTCGACGGGCAAGGCGGTGACGATGGCCGCGGCGATCGACGCCACGGACCTCACTGCGCACTCGGGGTTCGAGGTGCCCGACCGTCTCGAGTTCCCGGGCCAGCCCCCGATCCGCGACGCCTCCTCGCATCCCACCTACGAGATGACCGTGGCGGGCATCTTCGCCCGCTCGTACAACACGGGCACCGTCAAGGTCGCCGAGAGGCTGTCGGACGAGCAGCGCTACGAGTACATGCGGGCCTTCGGGATCGGCGGCCCGATCGAGCTCGGCCTGCCGTACCCCGCCACCAGCGTCCTGCGCGAGCCGGAGGACTGGGACGGGCGCCAGCGGCTGGTGAACGCGTTCGGCCAGGGCTACACCGTGACCACCGTGCACACCGCCCAGCAGTTCCAGGCCCTGGCCAACGGCGGCGTCCTGGAGCCGGCCCGCCTGATCCGGTCCACGGTGGACGCCGACGGCGCGGAGCACCGCTGGCCGGCCGCGGCCGAGCCCCGCCGGGTGGTCTCGGAGGACACCGCCCGCCAGATGCTCCGCATGATGGAGACGGTGGTCACCCAGGGCACCGGCCGCACCGCCGCGATCCCCGGCTACCGGGTGGGCGGCAAGTCCTCGACCGCGCAGGTGGCGGGCCGCACCGGCACGTACGACGGCTACAACTACGGCTTCACCGCCGTGGCGCCCCTCGACGACCCGCGGTTCGTGGTCTCCGTCTCCATGAACCGCCCGTCCTCGGGCGGCAGCTCCGCCGTGGTGGCCACCACGGCCTCGCGCATCATGTCCCATCTGCTCGGCCAGGCCGGCGTGCCCGCCACCGGCGACGAGCCGCAGGACTACCACGTGTTCGTGGACGACCCGCAGGAGCGCCCGTGGTGA
- the mraY gene encoding phospho-N-acetylmuramoyl-pentapeptide-transferase, with protein sequence MIGLLIGGALGLVLTGLGTPLFIRYLVKQGYGQQVRDDGPQTHKSKRGTPTMGGFVIISALVVGYLATHLVLALLGSELAGPTASGWLVLLLTVGMAFVGWIDDYTKIAKQRSLGLTPKGKIILQAAIGTAFAVLALLFPDGHEGLTPASTAISFVRDLPWLELAFAGPVLGAVLFVVWSNLITTATTNAVNLTDGLDGLATGATAMVTGAYVLITLFQAGQDCAGEAAPGCYEVRDPMDLGLLAAVLTGALLGFLWWNTSPAKIFMGDTGSLGLGGALAGLAILTRTEMLVIVLAGLMVAITLSVIIQVGYFKVSGGRRVFLMAPLQHHFELKGWAEVTVVVRFWLISLLCVSAGLSLFYGEWLLHQGGLAGVTP encoded by the coding sequence GTGATCGGCCTGCTCATCGGCGGCGCGCTCGGCCTGGTCCTCACCGGCCTGGGCACCCCGCTGTTCATCCGCTACCTCGTCAAGCAGGGCTACGGCCAGCAGGTGCGCGACGACGGCCCGCAGACGCACAAGTCCAAGCGCGGCACGCCCACGATGGGCGGATTCGTCATCATCTCCGCGCTGGTGGTCGGCTACCTGGCGACGCACCTGGTCCTGGCCCTGCTGGGCAGCGAGCTCGCGGGCCCGACGGCGTCGGGGTGGCTCGTCCTGCTCCTCACGGTGGGCATGGCGTTCGTCGGCTGGATCGACGACTACACCAAGATCGCGAAGCAGCGCTCCCTCGGCCTCACGCCGAAGGGCAAGATCATCCTGCAGGCGGCGATCGGCACGGCCTTCGCCGTGCTCGCGCTGCTGTTCCCCGACGGCCATGAGGGGCTCACGCCCGCCTCGACGGCGATCTCGTTCGTCCGCGACCTGCCGTGGCTCGAGCTGGCCTTCGCCGGCCCCGTGCTCGGGGCGGTCCTCTTCGTGGTCTGGTCCAACCTGATCACCACCGCCACCACCAACGCCGTCAACCTCACGGACGGCCTCGACGGCCTGGCGACCGGCGCGACCGCCATGGTCACCGGCGCCTACGTCCTGATCACGCTGTTCCAGGCGGGCCAGGACTGCGCCGGCGAGGCGGCCCCCGGCTGCTACGAGGTCCGCGACCCGATGGACCTCGGCCTGCTCGCCGCGGTGCTGACCGGCGCGCTGCTCGGCTTCCTCTGGTGGAACACCTCCCCGGCGAAGATCTTCATGGGGGACACCGGCTCCCTCGGCCTGGGCGGCGCCCTCGCGGGCCTGGCGATCCTCACCCGCACCGAGATGCTGGTGATCGTCCTGGCCGGGCTCATGGTGGCCATCACGCTGTCCGTGATCATCCAGGTGGGGTACTTCAAGGTGTCCGGCGGCAGGCGGGTGTTCCTCATGGCGCCGCTGCAGCACCACTTCGAGCTCAAGGGGTGGGCCGAGGTCACCGTCGTGGTCCGGTTCTGGCTCATCTCCCTGCTGTGCGTGAGCGCCGGCCTCTCGCTCTTCTACGGCGAGTGGCTGCTGCACCAGGGCGGTCTGGCGGGGGTGACCCCGTGA
- a CDS encoding UDP-N-acetylmuramoyl-tripeptide--D-alanyl-D-alanine ligase, with amino-acid sequence MIALTASQVAEAVSGTLSPTLDPQTVLTHVTPDSREVAVEGTLYVAKPGERADGHDFIDAALAAGAAAVLAERVTHAPDGAEHPAVVVEDAVLAMGALAREVVRRVREHSPTTVVGITGSAGKTTTKDLLAALLSTQGSTVAPVGSFNGEVGVPLTVFRAELDTRYLIVEMGADHVGNIEYLCDIVRPDIGVVLMVGTAHAGSFGGVDNIAKTKGELVEALGPDGVAVLNRDDPRVAAMAARTPAPVTWFSADEATAVEVAADVAAGRAAGVVLARGLAADAEEHPVLDLQIGTDLDAPRHRVVSGLTGVHHAHNLLAAAAAAHAAGMAPAEIAAALDGLGPTSRHRMERTDRADGVSIINDAYNANPESMRAALRTLATLGRSSGRRTWAVLGEMLELGDARVREHTLVGESVVRLNISQLLVVGAGARPLYVGAVNEGSWGDEAHFVDDAAQAEEFLAGRLAPGDIVLVKSSNGVGLAALGERLASADDLTSPSDPVKETRP; translated from the coding sequence ATGATCGCTCTCACCGCTTCCCAGGTCGCCGAGGCCGTCTCCGGCACGCTCTCCCCGACGCTCGATCCGCAGACCGTGCTGACCCACGTCACCCCCGACTCCCGGGAGGTGGCGGTGGAGGGCACGCTCTACGTCGCCAAGCCCGGCGAGCGCGCCGACGGCCACGACTTCATCGACGCGGCCCTGGCCGCGGGCGCCGCCGCCGTGCTGGCCGAGCGCGTGACCCACGCGCCGGACGGCGCCGAGCACCCGGCCGTGGTGGTCGAGGACGCCGTCCTGGCCATGGGCGCCCTGGCGCGCGAGGTCGTGCGCCGCGTGCGCGAGCACTCGCCGACCACGGTCGTCGGGATCACGGGCTCGGCCGGCAAGACGACCACCAAGGACCTGCTGGCCGCCCTGCTGTCCACGCAGGGGTCGACGGTCGCCCCCGTGGGTTCGTTCAACGGCGAGGTGGGCGTCCCGCTGACCGTCTTCCGCGCGGAGCTGGACACCCGGTACCTGATCGTCGAGATGGGTGCGGACCACGTCGGGAACATCGAGTACCTGTGCGACATCGTGCGGCCGGACATCGGCGTCGTGCTCATGGTGGGCACCGCCCACGCCGGCAGCTTCGGCGGCGTGGACAACATCGCGAAGACCAAGGGCGAGCTGGTCGAGGCCCTCGGGCCGGACGGCGTCGCCGTGCTGAACCGGGACGACCCCCGCGTGGCGGCCATGGCGGCCCGCACCCCGGCGCCCGTCACGTGGTTCTCCGCGGACGAGGCCACGGCGGTGGAGGTGGCCGCGGACGTCGCGGCCGGCCGCGCCGCCGGGGTGGTCCTGGCGCGCGGCCTCGCCGCCGACGCCGAGGAGCACCCGGTCCTGGACCTGCAGATCGGCACGGACCTGGACGCCCCGCGGCACCGCGTGGTCTCCGGGCTCACCGGCGTGCACCACGCCCACAACCTCCTGGCGGCCGCGGCGGCGGCCCACGCCGCGGGCATGGCGCCCGCCGAGATCGCCGCCGCCCTCGACGGGCTCGGGCCGACCAGCCGCCACCGCATGGAGCGCACCGACCGCGCGGACGGCGTGAGCATCATCAACGACGCGTACAACGCGAACCCGGAGTCGATGCGGGCCGCCCTGCGGACCCTGGCCACCCTCGGCCGGTCCTCCGGTCGGCGCACGTGGGCCGTGCTGGGCGAGATGCTCGAGCTCGGCGACGCGCGGGTGCGCGAGCACACGCTGGTCGGCGAGTCCGTGGTGCGCCTCAACATCTCCCAGCTGCTCGTGGTGGGCGCCGGCGCCCGCCCGCTGTACGTCGGTGCGGTCAACGAGGGCAGCTGGGGGGACGAGGCCCACTTCGTCGACGACGCCGCGCAGGCCGAGGAGTTCCTCGCCGGCCGCCTGGCGCCCGGCGACATCGTCCTCGTGAAGTCCTCCAACGGGGTCGGGCTCGCCGCCCTCGGCGAGCGCCTGGCGAGCGCCGACGACCTCACCTCCCCGTCCGACCCCGTGAAGGAGACGCGACCGTGA